In a single window of the Actinomycetota bacterium genome:
- a CDS encoding nuclear transport factor 2 family protein, whose amino-acid sequence MLRWSPSPTRSSGARCTGGSPAVDPSTRGQADGLPSRHVHVDHDRRRPGCGSATLRRDHASVTLTAEDTQEINQLIYRYSYAVDERDWDAMADIFTPDAVFDSSAMGLAPVTGLPAIVAHLSKRSVPTAHLFTNLVVTEEDGEVFVKARGLNPDPEGRIVVSVVREKVVRTPAGWRIAAQTAVSLLRPGPEIVRS is encoded by the coding sequence GTGCTTCGCTGGTCGCCATCGCCGACGCGATCAAGCGGCGCGCGATGCACTGGTGGGTCGCCGGCGGTTGATCCTTCGACGCGAGGGCAGGCCGACGGCCTGCCCTCGCGTCATGTCCATGTCGATCACGACCGTCGTCGACCGGGTTGCGGGTCGGCCACGTTGAGAAGGGACCACGCGTCGGTGACCCTGACTGCCGAAGACACCCAAGAGATCAATCAGCTCATCTATCGCTACAGCTATGCCGTCGACGAGCGGGACTGGGACGCGATGGCGGACATCTTCACGCCGGATGCGGTCTTCGACTCCTCGGCCATGGGGCTGGCTCCGGTCACCGGACTGCCCGCGATCGTCGCCCACCTCAGCAAGCGGAGCGTGCCCACCGCCCACCTGTTCACCAACCTGGTGGTGACCGAAGAGGACGGCGAGGTCTTCGTCAAGGCGCGGGGGCTCAATCCCGATCCCGAAGGCCGGATCGTCGTGTCCGTGGTCCGGGAGAAAGTGGTCCGGACTCCCGCCGGGTGGCGGATCGCCGCGCAGACCGCTGTCAGCCTGCTGCGGCCGGGGCCGGAGATCGTCAGAAGCTGA